From a single Pleurodeles waltl isolate 20211129_DDA chromosome 8, aPleWal1.hap1.20221129, whole genome shotgun sequence genomic region:
- the LOC138248678 gene encoding nuclear apoptosis-inducing factor 1-like, giving the protein MSRSRKPCFSERELRVMVDEIMRVAPQLLGAQVQHTSFGRKMEMWVRIVDRVNAVGPHIRTRNDIRKRWNDLRGKVRNLVSRHQLQAKETGGGLPSAPLRLSPWEEKILPILHSEDFTKIPGGLDSGQDAIVPTKASHQTPSPPLDEALSVDNSTGQVDVEEPLGISGLLGQTATVSPTVPTTPPSPVTSTSQTTVHLPTCVPRTVSTNVFPPVLDPDVELDSTDNEYQGTSGSGHPVPRAQACEGRMRGRDALSCCHVATEAAVSQDTILGVYQKSQGVMSQILSELQEMKQLQRDMHRDMNQHMEAHNDNMASLTGVLRDIHTILSRAFPPQSTPSCSPSTSGTTSAAATGREALPEAQPALDTPASVVADAPPRKRGRPSKTPGRVGGKTPTTASKHPLP; this is encoded by the exons aTGTCACGTTCCAGGAAGCCCTGTTTTTCTGAacgtgagttaagagtcatggttgatgaaatcatgaGAGTAGCGCCACAGTtgcttggagcccaagtccagcacactagtttcggaaggaaaatggaaatgtgggtaaggattgtcgacagagtgaatgctgtaggcccccACATACGCACAAGGAACGACattaggaagcggtggaatgacctgaggggcaaggtccgtaacctggtctccaggcaccagctgcaggccaaggagactggcggtggccttcccagtgccccattacgactttctccttgggaggagaagatccttcccatcctgcattctgaggactTCACAAAAATACCTGGGGGATTGGATTCTG GTCAAGATGCCATTGTTCCAACCAAGGCCAGCCATCAGACACCCTCTccccccctggatgaagctctcagtgttGACAACTCTACTGGACAAGTGGATGTGGAGGAACCTCTTGGCATATCCGGGCTacttggtcagacagcaacagtgagtcccacagtgcccacaacacctcccagccctgttacatCAACGTCTCAGACAACAGTGCACCTCCCAACCTGTGTACCTCGCACAGTGTCCACCAACGTgttccccccagtcctggatcccgaTGTTGAACTAGACAGCACTGACAATGAGTATCAAGGAACCAGTGGTAGCGGTCACCCTGTGCCGAGAGCACAGGCTTGTGAGGGTAggatgcgtgggagggatgctctgTCTTGCTGTCACGTGGCCACTGAGGCTGCTGTCAGCCAGGATACCATCTTGGGGGTCTACCagaagtcccaaggcgtgatgagccAGATTTTGTCAGAACTCCAAGAAATGAAGCAactgcagagggacatgcacagagatatGAACCAACATATGGAGGCCCACAATGATAACATGgcatccctaacaggggtgctgagggatattcacacaatcctgagcagggcttttcccccacaatctaccccttcctgtagCCCAAGTACATCAGGcacaacatctgcagcagccacaggaagggaggccctgccagaggcacaaccagccTTAGACACACCTGCCTCTGTAGTAGCTGATGCCCCCCCTCGCAAACGGGGACGTCCTTCAAAGACTCCAGGAAGGGTGGGTGGCAAgacgcccaccactgccagcaaacaTCCTCTTCCATGA